The Aureispira anguillae genome contains a region encoding:
- the rpmD gene encoding 50S ribosomal protein L30, which yields MAKIKVTQVKSVIDRPKKQKATMLALGLRKMNQTVEHEGTPQVLGMIDKVKHLLKVEEA from the coding sequence ATGGCTAAAATTAAAGTTACTCAGGTAAAAAGCGTCATCGATCGCCCAAAAAAGCAAAAAGCAACTATGCTTGCATTGGGTTTGCGCAAAATGAACCAAACTGTAGAGCATGAAGGAACGCCTCAGGTCTTGGGTATGATTGATAAGGTTAAGCACTTGTTAAAAGTTGAGGAAGCTTAA
- the infA gene encoding translation initiation factor IF-1: MAKQELIRQDGTITEALSNAMFRVKLENEHIIIATISGKMRMNYIRILPGDKVAVEMSPYDLTRGRIIYRYK, from the coding sequence ATGGCTAAGCAAGAATTAATCCGCCAGGATGGAACTATTACCGAAGCATTATCAAATGCAATGTTTCGGGTTAAGTTAGAAAATGAGCATATTATCATCGCTACAATTTCAGGAAAAATGAGAATGAACTACATTCGTATTCTTCCAGGAGATAAAGTAGCTGTTGAAATGTCTCCATATGATTTAACTAGAGGGCGCATTATATATCGCTATAAATAA
- the rplQ gene encoding 50S ribosomal protein L17, which produces MRHGKKFNHLSRKKGHRKALLKNMAISLIAHKRIKTTVAKAKALRKYIEPLLTRAKKAASEEKIKDATHHRRVIFSHLQNKEAVKTLFGEIAMKIADRPGGYVRILRTGFRQNDAADMCIIELVDFNTNALETKTTKKKRTRRSRKKKSETTTTETATTEAVVEDNEDAVVEDNNTNEEE; this is translated from the coding sequence ATGAGACACGGTAAAAAATTTAACCACCTTAGTAGAAAAAAAGGACATCGTAAAGCGTTGTTGAAAAATATGGCAATTTCTTTGATTGCACATAAACGTATTAAAACAACTGTAGCTAAAGCTAAAGCATTGCGTAAATATATTGAGCCTTTATTAACTAGAGCTAAAAAAGCAGCTAGTGAAGAAAAGATCAAAGATGCTACACACCACAGACGTGTGATCTTTAGCCACCTACAAAACAAAGAGGCTGTAAAAACTTTGTTTGGTGAAATCGCAATGAAAATTGCTGATCGTCCAGGTGGTTATGTGCGTATTTTGCGTACAGGTTTCCGCCAAAATGATGCTGCTGATATGTGTATCATCGAGTTGGTAGACTTTAACACTAACGCACTAGAAACTAAAACTACTAAGAAAAAACGTACTCGTCGTAGTAGAAAGAAAAAATCTGAAACTACTACTACTGAGACAGCTACTACTGAAGCAGTTGTTGAAGATAATGAGGATGCTGTGGTTGAAGATAACAATACAAATGAAGAAGAATAG
- the rpsD gene encoding 30S ribosomal protein S4 has protein sequence MARYTGPRTKKARALGEAIFGYDKVFEKKKYGPGQHGPSKRRKQKSDYAIQLTEKQKAKYTYGVLERQFRKMFDKASRQSGKTGENLFKLLEARLDNTVYRLGIAPTRRAARQLVSHKHIAVNGVVTNIPSCTLRPGDTIQVRGKSQGMDSILESLSTNAQNVRKFPWLEWNGDKMEGVYIQAPNREEIPEKINEQLIVELYSK, from the coding sequence ATGGCAAGGTACACAGGACCTAGAACAAAGAAAGCAAGAGCACTTGGCGAAGCTATCTTTGGTTATGATAAAGTTTTTGAAAAGAAAAAATACGGACCTGGACAACATGGTCCTTCTAAACGTCGTAAACAAAAATCGGATTACGCTATTCAATTGACTGAAAAGCAAAAAGCTAAATATACTTATGGTGTATTAGAGCGTCAATTCCGCAAAATGTTTGACAAAGCTAGCAGACAATCTGGAAAAACAGGTGAAAACTTGTTTAAATTGCTCGAAGCTCGTTTAGACAATACCGTTTACCGCTTAGGAATTGCTCCTACTCGTAGAGCAGCTCGTCAATTGGTATCTCACAAACACATCGCTGTTAATGGTGTCGTTACCAACATTCCTTCTTGCACACTTCGTCCTGGTGACACTATTCAAGTGCGTGGTAAATCTCAAGGTATGGATTCTATCTTGGAATCTTTAAGCACAAATGCTCAAAATGTTCGTAAATTCCCTTGGTTGGAGTGGAATGGAGATAAAATGGAAGGTGTTTATATCCAAGCACCAAATAGAGAAGAAATTCCAGAGAAAATTAACGAGCAGCTAATTGTAGAGCTTTACTCAAAATAA
- the ykgO gene encoding type B 50S ribosomal protein L36, protein MKVRPSVKKRSADCKIVRRKGKVYIINKKNPKFKQRQG, encoded by the coding sequence ATGAAAGTAAGACCATCGGTTAAAAAGCGTTCTGCCGATTGTAAAATCGTGCGCCGAAAAGGTAAAGTTTACATTATCAATAAAAAAAATCCTAAGTTCAAGCAACGTCAAGGATAA
- the rpsH gene encoding 30S ribosomal protein S8 — translation MALTDPIADYLTRIRNAQMAGHRMVTIPASNLKKSITEILYAQGYILKYKFEETENKQGQILIALKYNQETKKPVIQKLKRVSRPGLRHYVKANELPSVINGLGTAVVSTSKGVLTEKAARKENVGGEVLFYVY, via the coding sequence ATGGCACTTACTGATCCTATTGCGGATTACCTAACACGTATCCGTAATGCACAGATGGCTGGACATCGTATGGTTACAATTCCTGCATCTAACTTAAAAAAGAGTATCACTGAGATCTTGTATGCTCAAGGCTACATTTTGAAATATAAGTTTGAAGAAACTGAAAATAAGCAAGGCCAAATCTTGATTGCATTAAAATACAACCAAGAAACTAAAAAGCCTGTTATTCAAAAGCTAAAAAGAGTTTCTAGACCTGGTTTGAGACACTATGTAAAAGCAAATGAATTGCCTAGTGTTATCAATGGCTTGGGTACGGCTGTTGTTTCTACTTCTAAAGGAGTATTGACTGAAAAAGCTGCAAGAAAAGAAAATGTAGGTGGTGAGGTTCTATTCTATGTTTACTAG
- the rplO gene encoding 50S ribosomal protein L15 produces MKLNNLKPAKGSVKNKKRIARGVGAGSGRTATRGHKGAKSRSGNSNMRYFEGGQMPLQKLVPKRGFKNTHRRYQSSRPAEYTPLNLSQLEYFAAKHDLKEITAAILAELGICSANTVYKVLAGGELKTALEVTANRFSASAKKAIVDAGGKAFIQFKLNTLQGIADADNVDKIDAALIRKHFSFVGEDDSIHVIADGTISNKLTLEVHKISEEAKAQVEALGGTVALV; encoded by the coding sequence ATGAAACTTAATAATTTAAAACCTGCTAAAGGTTCTGTTAAAAATAAAAAGCGTATTGCTCGTGGTGTAGGTGCTGGTTCAGGACGTACTGCCACTCGTGGTCACAAAGGAGCTAAATCTCGTTCTGGAAATTCTAACATGAGATATTTTGAAGGTGGTCAAATGCCTTTGCAAAAATTGGTTCCTAAACGTGGATTCAAAAATACGCATCGTAGATATCAGTCAAGTAGACCAGCTGAATATACTCCTTTGAACTTGTCTCAATTAGAGTACTTTGCTGCTAAACATGATTTGAAAGAAATCACAGCTGCTATTCTAGCTGAACTAGGTATCTGTAGTGCAAACACAGTATACAAAGTTTTAGCAGGAGGCGAATTAAAAACAGCTTTAGAAGTGACTGCTAATCGTTTTTCTGCAAGTGCTAAAAAAGCAATTGTAGATGCTGGTGGTAAAGCTTTTATTCAATTCAAATTGAATACACTTCAAGGTATTGCTGATGCAGATAATGTTGATAAAATTGATGCAGCTCTTATTCGTAAGCACTTTAGCTTTGTAGGAGAAGATGATTCTATCCATGTTATTGCTGATGGTACTATCTCTAATAAACTTACTCTAGAAGTACATAAAATTTCTGAAGAGGCTAAAGCTCAAGTAGAAGCTCTTGGTGGAACTGTAGCACTAGTCTAG
- a CDS encoding DNA-directed RNA polymerase subunit alpha: protein MSLLNFQKPDKILLKKADDFDGQFEFKPLEPGFGQTIGNSLRRVLLSSLEGHAISAVRIRGVDHEFSSIKGVVEDVVDIILNLKQVRLKYLLEGEGEEAEKIYATISGKDTFTAGDLGEATNVFDVTNPDLVICHMETSVTLEVELTVTKGRGYVSAEENLPKDAPIGYIPIDAIYTPIKNVKYAVSSSRVGQHTDYEKLTIDLKTDGTIHPEYAIKEASKILIQHLMLISDENITFDDDSRKEDNIVDEHILHMRKLLKTSLEDLDLSVRAYNCLKAAKINSLADLVQYETHELLKFRNFGKKSLVEIEELLVEKSLSFGMDLSKYKLDED from the coding sequence ATGAGTTTATTAAACTTCCAAAAACCAGATAAAATCCTTCTTAAGAAAGCAGATGATTTTGATGGTCAATTTGAATTTAAACCTCTAGAGCCTGGCTTTGGTCAAACTATTGGTAATTCTTTACGTCGTGTATTGTTGTCTTCTTTAGAGGGACATGCGATTTCTGCGGTTCGTATCCGTGGCGTTGATCATGAGTTTTCTTCTATCAAAGGCGTGGTTGAAGATGTTGTTGACATCATCTTGAACCTAAAGCAAGTGCGTTTGAAGTATTTGTTAGAAGGCGAGGGGGAAGAAGCTGAAAAAATTTATGCTACTATTAGTGGTAAAGATACTTTTACTGCTGGTGACCTTGGCGAAGCTACTAATGTATTTGACGTAACTAATCCTGATTTGGTTATTTGTCATATGGAAACTTCTGTTACATTAGAGGTGGAGTTGACCGTTACTAAGGGTAGAGGATATGTTTCTGCTGAAGAAAATTTGCCTAAAGATGCTCCTATTGGATATATTCCAATTGATGCGATCTATACGCCAATTAAAAATGTAAAATATGCTGTTTCTAGTAGTCGTGTAGGACAACATACCGATTATGAGAAATTAACTATAGACTTAAAAACAGATGGTACTATTCATCCTGAATATGCGATCAAAGAAGCTTCTAAAATCTTAATTCAACACTTGATGCTTATCTCTGATGAGAACATTACGTTTGATGATGATTCTAGAAAAGAAGATAATATTGTTGATGAGCACATCTTGCACATGCGCAAATTATTAAAAACTTCTTTGGAAGATTTAGATCTTTCTGTTCGTGCTTACAACTGTCTAAAAGCTGCTAAAATTAACTCTTTGGCTGACTTGGTACAGTATGAAACGCATGAGTTATTGAAATTCCGCAACTTTGGTAAAAAATCTTTGGTAGAAATCGAAGAACTTTTGGTTGAGAAGAGTCTTTCTTTCGGAATGGATTTGTCTAAATACAAATTAGACGAAGATTAA
- a CDS encoding flippase, with translation MQTFLKYINGILHQLLGEELDAKIKHYFLSGAYKSIFLQGAIALLTFFTGLFIARVTGDEGFGIYTTVFTWVSIVSVGATLGLDDLALKQLPIYKEKNELAKVKGLLSWANAFGGGFGVFCAIVLLIIANCTNIHGLSEYADYYFWAVWVIPLFVLMHVNQAALRGLHFFGWGQFAEKFVQPLSLFLFLVGIYCLQRFQLTDEHAIFARVLSFVVTAIAAVYLLLKYTKKYRGAVASYEIGLWWKSCRYFAITSLLYIINTRIDIVFLGLYQVPQAEIAYYNAALKLSDMALIPFAVLYTVTAPMFSTLYASKDMEALQLFFTKTTRLACFIITLILLVLVIGGEWFLALFGDSFRAGYPVLLILCIAKFVHVFVGPVNYLLMMVNLEKEATWGLLLSVILTIGLHLLWIPLYGIIGAGYATLVGLLLFEFLMGWLSYRAGIIPTVLGRFLRTKNKSSK, from the coding sequence ATGCAAACTTTCCTAAAATACATCAATGGCATTTTACATCAATTGCTTGGCGAGGAATTAGATGCTAAAATCAAACATTATTTTTTGAGCGGCGCCTATAAGTCTATTTTCTTGCAGGGGGCTATTGCATTGTTAACCTTTTTTACGGGACTTTTTATTGCTCGGGTAACGGGGGATGAAGGTTTTGGGATTTACACTACCGTGTTTACTTGGGTTTCAATTGTTAGTGTAGGGGCTACGTTAGGCTTGGATGATCTGGCACTAAAACAGTTGCCTATTTATAAGGAAAAGAATGAGTTGGCTAAAGTTAAAGGGCTTTTATCTTGGGCAAATGCTTTTGGGGGAGGATTTGGTGTTTTTTGTGCTATTGTTTTATTAATTATAGCCAATTGTACAAATATACATGGGCTTAGTGAATATGCTGATTATTATTTTTGGGCGGTATGGGTCATCCCCTTGTTTGTATTGATGCATGTAAATCAAGCGGCACTTAGAGGACTGCATTTTTTTGGCTGGGGACAGTTTGCTGAGAAATTTGTACAGCCTCTTTCTTTATTTCTTTTCTTAGTAGGAATTTATTGTCTACAGCGTTTTCAGTTGACAGATGAACATGCCATTTTTGCTCGTGTACTCTCTTTTGTTGTTACAGCGATAGCTGCCGTTTATTTACTCCTAAAATATACTAAAAAATATAGAGGAGCAGTAGCTTCTTATGAAATTGGTCTTTGGTGGAAAAGTTGTCGTTATTTTGCAATTACCTCTCTATTATATATCATCAATACTAGAATCGATATTGTATTTCTGGGCTTGTATCAAGTGCCTCAAGCAGAGATAGCTTATTATAATGCTGCCTTGAAATTGTCGGATATGGCATTAATTCCTTTTGCTGTACTTTATACTGTTACTGCGCCGATGTTTTCTACTTTGTATGCTTCTAAAGATATGGAAGCTTTACAGCTCTTTTTTACCAAAACAACTCGATTAGCTTGTTTCATTATTACGTTGATTTTGTTGGTTTTGGTGATTGGAGGAGAGTGGTTTTTAGCTTTATTTGGGGATAGTTTTCGGGCGGGATATCCTGTGTTGTTAATACTTTGTATAGCTAAGTTTGTGCATGTATTTGTCGGGCCTGTTAATTATTTATTGATGATGGTTAATCTTGAAAAAGAAGCAACATGGGGGTTACTGCTAAGTGTTATTTTAACAATTGGGTTGCATTTACTTTGGATTCCTCTTTATGGTATAATTGGCGCAGGTTATGCAACTTTAGTAGGTTTGTTGTTGTTTGAATTTTTAATGGGGTGGCTGTCTTATAGAGCAGGGATAATACCAACTGTATTAGGACGCTTTTTGCGGACAAAGAATAAATCTTCAAAATAA
- the rplF gene encoding 50S ribosomal protein L6 codes for MSRIGRAPINLPAGVEFKIDNNWVTIKGAKGELKQHINSDGISLEQDGNQVIVKRATDQKRHKAMHGLYRQLIANMVEGGSNGFKIELELHGIGYRAKNTGQLLELALGYSHPVMFYLPEEVKVETVSEKGKAPTVILTGIDKQLVGQVAAKIRSFRKTEPYKGKGIRFKGEEIRRKAGKTAAK; via the coding sequence ATGTCAAGAATAGGAAGAGCTCCGATCAATCTACCAGCTGGGGTAGAATTTAAAATTGACAATAACTGGGTTACTATCAAAGGTGCTAAGGGAGAATTGAAACAACACATCAATTCTGATGGTATTTCTTTGGAGCAAGACGGCAATCAAGTTATTGTAAAAAGAGCAACCGACCAAAAACGTCACAAAGCAATGCATGGCTTATATCGCCAATTGATTGCTAATATGGTAGAGGGGGGTTCTAATGGGTTCAAAATTGAATTAGAACTACATGGTATTGGTTATCGTGCTAAGAACACTGGACAACTTTTGGAATTAGCTTTAGGTTATTCACATCCTGTAATGTTTTATTTGCCTGAGGAAGTAAAAGTAGAAACGGTATCTGAAAAAGGTAAAGCTCCTACTGTTATTTTAACAGGAATTGATAAACAATTGGTTGGACAGGTTGCTGCGAAAATCCGTTCTTTCCGTAAAACTGAGCCTTACAAAGGTAAAGGTATCCGTTTCAAAGGTGAAGAAATTCGCAGAAAAGCTGGTAAAACAGCTGCTAAGTAA
- the rplE gene encoding 50S ribosomal protein L5: MEHQPTLKTKYREEVVSQLMEKFQYKSVMQVPKLTKICLSQGVGLATSDKKLVDNAVNEMTIIAGQKAVKTVAKKSVSNFKLREGMPIGARVTLRNNQMYEFLYKLISIALPRVRDFRGINDKSFDGRGNYTMGVTEQIIFPEIDLDKIPRITGMDITFVTTANTDEEALELLKLLGLPFKNQ; encoded by the coding sequence ATGGAGCATCAACCAACATTAAAAACTAAATACAGAGAAGAAGTGGTTTCTCAACTAATGGAGAAATTTCAATACAAATCTGTAATGCAAGTACCTAAGCTAACCAAAATTTGCCTTTCTCAAGGTGTTGGGTTGGCTACTTCTGACAAAAAACTTGTTGATAATGCGGTCAATGAAATGACAATTATCGCTGGTCAGAAGGCTGTAAAGACTGTGGCAAAAAAATCTGTATCTAACTTTAAACTTAGAGAAGGTATGCCAATTGGTGCTAGAGTAACTCTACGCAACAATCAAATGTATGAATTCTTGTACAAATTAATCTCTATTGCACTTCCTCGTGTACGTGACTTCAGAGGCATCAATGACAAAAGCTTTGATGGTAGAGGTAACTATACTATGGGCGTTACTGAACAAATCATTTTCCCTGAAATTGACTTGGACAAAATTCCACGTATTACTGGTATGGATATTACTTTTGTAACGACTGCCAACACAGACGAGGAAGCACTAGAACTATTGAAACTTTTAGGTTTACCTTTCAAAAACCAATAA
- the rpsM gene encoding 30S ribosomal protein S13, with product MARIAGVDLPKNKRGVIGLTYIYGIGLTSAKQILTEAEVDHSVKVKEWSDDNIKSIRQILADSYTVEGQLRTEIQLNIKRLMDIACYRGLRHRKGLPLRGQRTQTNARTRKGKRKTVANKKKAGK from the coding sequence ATGGCTCGTATTGCAGGGGTAGATTTACCCAAGAACAAGAGAGGTGTAATTGGCCTAACCTATATATATGGTATTGGCCTAACATCAGCTAAGCAAATCTTAACAGAAGCTGAAGTTGATCATAGTGTTAAAGTAAAAGAATGGAGCGATGATAATATCAAAAGCATCCGTCAAATTCTTGCTGATTCGTATACAGTAGAAGGTCAATTGCGTACAGAAATCCAATTGAATATCAAGCGTCTAATGGATATTGCTTGTTATAGAGGATTGCGTCACAGAAAAGGATTGCCTTTGCGTGGACAACGTACACAGACTAATGCTCGTACTCGTAAAGGGAAACGTAAGACTGTTGCGAACAAGAAAAAAGCAGGTAAATAA
- the rpsN gene encoding 30S ribosomal protein S14 has translation MARKAVIARERKREKMVAKYAKLRAELKAKGDYEALDKLPKNSSKVRLHNRCQLTGRPKGYMRQFGISRVTFREMALKGLIPGITKASW, from the coding sequence ATGGCTAGAAAAGCAGTAATAGCAAGAGAGAGAAAAAGAGAAAAAATGGTAGCTAAGTATGCAAAATTGCGTGCGGAGTTGAAAGCAAAAGGTGACTATGAAGCATTGGATAAACTTCCAAAAAATTCTTCTAAAGTTCGTTTGCATAACCGTTGCCAATTGACTGGTCGTCCTAAAGGATACATGCGCCAGTTTGGTATTTCTCGTGTAACTTTTAGAGAAATGGCTCTTAAAGGGCTTATTCCTGGAATTACAAAAGCTAGTTGGTAA
- the rpsK gene encoding 30S ribosomal protein S11: MAKSKKVKKKNVKVEAQGQAHIRASFNNIIITLTNNAGQAISWASAGKAGFRGSKKNTPYAAQIAATDAAKEAYDCGLRSVTVYVKGPGSGREAAIRAIDAAGIKVLTILDVTPMPHNGCRPPKKRRV, encoded by the coding sequence ATGGCAAAGTCTAAAAAAGTAAAAAAGAAGAACGTAAAAGTTGAAGCGCAAGGTCAAGCGCACATACGTGCATCATTTAACAACATCATCATTACTTTGACAAATAATGCTGGTCAAGCAATCTCTTGGGCTTCTGCTGGTAAAGCAGGTTTTAGAGGTTCTAAAAAGAACACTCCTTATGCTGCTCAAATTGCTGCTACAGATGCTGCTAAAGAAGCATATGATTGTGGTTTGAGAAGTGTAACAGTATATGTTAAAGGACCTGGTTCTGGACGTGAAGCTGCAATTCGTGCAATTGATGCTGCTGGAATCAAAGTTTTGACTATCTTGGATGTGACTCCAATGCCTCACAATGGCTGTCGTCCTCCTAAAAAACGTAGAGTATAA
- the rplX gene encoding 50S ribosomal protein L24 yields MKKSNKKIKCQIRKGDTVVVLSGDSKGDTGVVEVVFLEDYRAIVKGVNMVKRHVRPSAEQPGGIVEKEAPIHISNLMLVDANGEASRIKRTRNENGKLVRVSKKTQEVI; encoded by the coding sequence ATGAAGAAATCAAATAAAAAAATCAAATGCCAGATCAGAAAGGGAGACACTGTTGTTGTGCTTTCTGGTGATAGCAAAGGTGATACTGGTGTTGTAGAAGTAGTCTTCTTGGAAGATTACAGAGCTATCGTAAAAGGTGTAAACATGGTTAAACGTCATGTTCGTCCTTCTGCTGAACAACCTGGTGGAATCGTTGAAAAAGAGGCTCCTATCCACATTTCTAATCTTATGTTAGTAGATGCGAATGGTGAGGCTAGCCGTATTAAAAGAACTAGAAACGAGAACGGTAAACTAGTTCGAGTATCTAAGAAAACACAAGAGGTAATTTAG
- the rpsE gene encoding 30S ribosomal protein S5 gives MAKKKNNRVKSTESEMKEKLVALNRVAKVTKGGRTFSFAAIVVVGDGKGTVGHGLGKAREVASAITKAADDAKKSLIRVPVYKGTIPHAQHGKYGAGKVLIKPAADGTGVIAGGAMRAVLEMAGVHNVLAKSLGSSNPHNVIKATIDALGKLRSPIDVAKTRGISLKKVFEG, from the coding sequence ATGGCTAAGAAAAAAAATAATAGAGTAAAATCTACCGAATCAGAAATGAAGGAAAAATTAGTTGCACTAAACCGTGTAGCTAAAGTAACTAAAGGTGGACGTACGTTTAGCTTTGCTGCTATCGTAGTAGTAGGAGATGGTAAAGGAACTGTAGGGCATGGATTGGGTAAAGCTCGTGAGGTAGCTAGTGCTATCACTAAGGCTGCTGATGATGCTAAGAAAAGTCTTATTCGTGTACCTGTATATAAAGGTACTATCCCTCATGCTCAACATGGTAAATATGGCGCAGGTAAAGTATTGATCAAACCTGCTGCTGATGGTACTGGAGTAATTGCTGGTGGTGCTATGCGTGCTGTTTTGGAAATGGCAGGTGTACACAATGTATTGGCTAAATCTTTGGGTAGTTCAAATCCTCACAATGTAATTAAAGCGACTATCGATGCTTTGGGCAAATTACGCTCTCCAATCGACGTTGCTAAAACTAGAGGTATTTCTTTGAAGAAAGTTTTTGAAGGCTAA
- the secY gene encoding preprotein translocase subunit SecY, translated as MNGLIKKLQDIWEVEDLRNRILLTIGFLAVYRFGSFVILPGIDSEALRNAVSSGEGGLIDLLNSFTGGSFFKAAVFALGIMPYISASIIVQLLGFAVPYFQKLQKDGENGQRKLNQITRVITIAITIVQGSAYLTYLNSQQGVIMAQIPPTVFWLANIIILTAGTVFCMWLGERITDKGIGNGISLLITAGIIAALPGAFVSEFQIKLGSGQLIIFIVEMALFVGVVMASVALVQAVRKIKIQFAKHMIGRNNLNELGTERDYLPIKLNAAGVMPIIFAQALMFVPGAIAAGLGSESGFWAKMADFTSLPYNVVFFVLVVLFTYVYTALIVNPQQYADHLKRQNAFIPGVKQGNDTAEYIDDVTTLVTLPGSIALGLISIIPGIAAATITSNVGFAIFYGGTSLLILVAVVLDTLQQVDGHLSMHGYDVRKIKGRTRTTEAETDSVA; from the coding sequence ATGAATGGTTTAATCAAAAAATTACAAGATATCTGGGAAGTAGAAGATTTGAGGAATCGTATCTTACTCACAATTGGATTTCTTGCAGTTTATCGTTTTGGAAGTTTTGTTATTTTGCCTGGGATTGATTCTGAGGCATTAAGGAATGCTGTAAGTTCTGGTGAAGGAGGTCTTATTGATCTTTTAAACTCTTTTACTGGAGGGTCATTCTTTAAAGCTGCGGTTTTTGCTTTGGGTATTATGCCTTATATCTCGGCTTCTATTATTGTACAATTACTTGGATTTGCAGTGCCATATTTCCAGAAACTTCAAAAAGATGGAGAGAATGGTCAGCGTAAGTTAAATCAAATAACAAGGGTTATTACAATTGCTATTACGATTGTACAAGGATCTGCTTATTTGACTTATCTAAATTCGCAGCAAGGGGTTATCATGGCTCAAATTCCTCCAACTGTATTTTGGTTAGCTAATATTATTATTCTTACTGCTGGTACAGTATTCTGTATGTGGTTGGGCGAACGTATTACTGACAAAGGTATCGGAAATGGTATCTCGTTATTAATTACGGCTGGTATTATTGCTGCATTGCCAGGTGCATTCGTTAGTGAATTCCAAATTAAGCTAGGTAGTGGTCAATTGATCATTTTTATTGTAGAAATGGCTTTATTTGTGGGAGTTGTAATGGCAAGTGTCGCTTTGGTACAAGCTGTTAGAAAAATAAAAATCCAATTTGCTAAGCACATGATTGGTAGAAATAATCTGAATGAATTAGGTACAGAAAGAGATTATTTGCCAATTAAATTGAATGCTGCTGGTGTAATGCCTATTATCTTTGCTCAAGCATTGATGTTTGTTCCTGGTGCGATTGCTGCTGGGTTGGGGAGCGAGAGTGGGTTTTGGGCTAAGATGGCTGATTTTACATCTTTGCCTTATAATGTTGTCTTTTTTGTCTTGGTTGTATTATTTACTTATGTTTATACTGCTTTGATTGTAAATCCTCAACAATATGCTGATCATTTAAAACGTCAGAATGCGTTTATTCCTGGTGTAAAACAAGGAAATGATACTGCAGAATATATTGATGATGTGACGACATTAGTTACTTTACCTGGCTCTATTGCTTTGGGTTTAATTTCAATTATTCCTGGTATTGCTGCCGCTACGATTACTTCTAATGTTGGATTTGCCATCTTTTATGGAGGTACTTCATTATTGATTTTGGTAGCAGTAGTGTTGGATACATTACAACAAGTTGATGGGCATTTGTCAATGCATGGATACGATGTTAGAAAGATAAAAGGAAGAACAAGAACTACTGAAGCTGAGACTGATTCTGTAGCTTAA
- the rplR gene encoding 50S ribosomal protein L18, which yields MSSKTLSSRKRVHRRIRKKISGTATRPRLSVFRSNKNIYAQLINDETATTIVAAAAKEVEGSTKIDQAKAVGRLLATKAIEAGITSVVFDRSGYIYHGRIKALAEGARGERKEDGTNELLQF from the coding sequence ATGAGTTCTAAGACACTAAGTAGTCGCAAAAGAGTTCACAGAAGAATCAGAAAAAAGATCTCTGGAACTGCAACTAGACCTAGATTATCGGTTTTTAGAAGCAATAAAAACATCTATGCTCAACTAATCAATGATGAAACAGCTACAACGATTGTTGCTGCTGCTGCTAAAGAAGTTGAGGGTAGTACTAAAATAGATCAAGCTAAAGCGGTTGGTCGCTTGCTTGCAACAAAAGCAATTGAAGCAGGAATTACATCTGTAGTTTTTGATAGAAGTGGCTACATTTATCATGGTCGAATCAAAGCTTTGGCTGAAGGTGCACGTGGAGAGCGCAAAGAAGATGGAACCAACGAATTGTTACAATTCTAA